In Fuerstiella sp., a single genomic region encodes these proteins:
- a CDS encoding protein phosphatase 2C domain-containing protein — MVSIRSGHVSITGNYRENNEDNLIVNELSRYFIVADGMGGQNAGEKASQLAIELIPRELENRLNFEKPGKSSGVIESIDAAVDFANSEIMALSELDPSVRNMGTTVVFVICAGGQFYVGGVGDSRVYRLHGGKLSQETTDHSLTQALLDAGTITPEEAATHRYRNVLYRYLGTKDGAAGTDARQITPKSGDRFLLCSDGVNDGIKDAAIQPLLNSSDDPQEVAAAIVDAALDGGSRDNISCVVLIID, encoded by the coding sequence ATGGTTTCTATTCGGTCCGGACATGTCAGTATCACCGGCAACTACCGTGAGAATAATGAAGACAACCTCATTGTGAACGAGCTGTCGAGATACTTCATTGTTGCTGACGGCATGGGTGGACAGAACGCAGGTGAAAAGGCCAGTCAGCTGGCAATCGAACTGATTCCCCGGGAGCTGGAGAACAGGCTGAACTTTGAGAAGCCTGGGAAATCGAGTGGGGTCATAGAGTCAATCGACGCAGCCGTCGACTTCGCCAACTCAGAAATTATGGCGCTTAGTGAACTCGACCCGTCCGTACGCAACATGGGAACCACAGTGGTGTTTGTGATTTGTGCAGGCGGTCAGTTTTACGTTGGCGGCGTGGGAGACAGTCGTGTCTACCGACTGCACGGAGGCAAACTGAGTCAGGAAACGACTGATCATTCACTGACTCAGGCACTGCTTGACGCGGGCACGATTACTCCGGAAGAGGCTGCAACTCATCGTTACAGGAATGTTCTGTATCGATACCTTGGCACGAAAGACGGCGCCGCGGGAACAGATGCACGGCAGATTACACCGAAGTCCGGTGACCGTTTTCTGTTGTGCAGTGACGGCGTAAACGACGGAATCAAAGACGCTGCCATTCAACCCCTGCTCAACTCATCCGACGATCCACAGGAAGTCGCCGCCGCAATCGTGGACGCAGCGCTTGACGGAGGGTCCAGAGACAACATCAGTTGCGTGGTTTTGATCATCGACTGA
- a CDS encoding endo-1,4-beta-xylanase — protein MGVIQFDVEYPDYLPRYGLNHADFVMFDGRVIASDTVLNDGRLQCHRVHPESSQLRLLYQPHENGAPVVTHTTSLRESDEIYRLEVELARGELSRLRNFHGAWTGSGLQVSTLLEELIKKSQQMFFRSSMHGATAAEAIQSLLVTRDAIGELCRLYTNQRLTFRRQRASHFPMLLGCVLRDVPLFADRFLEVFSAVTLPANWADLEPEDGRYEWDQFDALVDWATENKLFIQGGPLIDLVHDSFPKWMMSWRGDIINLQSFAADFVETVVGRYVGRIRHWEVLCGANCGGTAGLTEQQRLNLVIRTVEAARQVDGQIQMSLRVIQPWGEYLSDSGNRLTPIQFIDTLRRTGVPIAEVNLEIRFGTGALQSLPRDLLGLSQLLDHWSLLQIPLNIVLSLPTFFPEARRTSEIDTVQAQWLRQTMLMCLAKERVAGLYCGSWQDDETQVGLISEDAALHPAWQQLRDLESDCWAND, from the coding sequence ATGGGTGTAATTCAATTTGACGTGGAGTACCCGGATTACCTGCCTCGATATGGCCTGAACCATGCCGATTTTGTGATGTTCGACGGAAGAGTCATTGCTTCCGATACTGTGTTAAATGACGGTCGCCTGCAGTGCCATCGTGTTCATCCGGAAAGCAGCCAACTGCGATTGCTGTATCAGCCGCATGAAAACGGGGCCCCTGTTGTTACGCATACGACCAGCCTGCGTGAATCCGATGAGATTTATCGACTCGAAGTGGAACTGGCCAGAGGTGAACTGTCCCGCCTTCGCAATTTTCACGGAGCATGGACCGGATCCGGTCTGCAGGTGTCCACTCTGCTGGAAGAACTCATAAAAAAATCGCAGCAGATGTTCTTTCGTTCATCGATGCATGGTGCCACCGCAGCAGAAGCGATTCAGTCTCTGTTGGTCACACGCGACGCTATCGGCGAACTGTGTCGTCTGTACACGAACCAGCGGTTGACATTTCGTCGTCAGCGAGCATCGCACTTTCCCATGCTTTTAGGGTGTGTTTTGCGCGATGTGCCGTTGTTTGCGGACAGGTTCCTGGAAGTATTCTCTGCCGTTACACTGCCGGCGAACTGGGCTGATCTTGAGCCGGAAGACGGTCGCTATGAGTGGGACCAGTTCGATGCACTCGTGGACTGGGCTACGGAAAATAAACTGTTCATTCAGGGTGGACCACTGATTGACCTGGTTCACGACAGTTTCCCTAAATGGATGATGTCATGGCGCGGTGATATCATCAATCTTCAGAGTTTTGCAGCTGATTTCGTGGAGACGGTCGTCGGACGTTATGTGGGTCGCATTCGACACTGGGAGGTTCTTTGTGGAGCGAATTGTGGAGGAACTGCGGGGCTGACCGAGCAACAGCGGCTGAACCTTGTGATCCGGACCGTGGAAGCAGCTCGTCAGGTTGACGGACAAATTCAGATGAGTCTCCGGGTGATTCAGCCATGGGGTGAGTATTTGAGCGACAGTGGAAACCGACTCACCCCCATTCAGTTTATTGACACGCTGCGTCGGACCGGTGTCCCCATAGCCGAAGTCAATCTGGAAATTCGTTTCGGCACCGGTGCACTGCAGAGCCTTCCTCGCGATCTGCTGGGGCTTTCGCAGCTGCTGGATCACTGGTCACTACTGCAGATTCCGCTGAATATTGTACTGAGTCTGCCAACGTTTTTTCCGGAAGCTCGGCGCACTTCCGAGATCGACACCGTTCAGGCTCAGTGGCTGCGACAGACCATGTTGATGTGTTTGGCGAAAGAACGAGTTGCAGGACTGTACTGTGGAAGCTGGCAGGATGACGAGACACAGGTGGGACTCATCAGTGAGGATGCCGCGCTGCATCCGGCATGGCAACAGCTCAGGGACCTGGAAAGTGACTGCTGGGCGAATGACTAA
- a CDS encoding 50S ribosomal protein L28, producing the protein MSTLKKNKRIKRAKQLELYGDLKPGRGNRLSQRGKPKYLGGNGRKTTGISARKFKRNIQKIRIIEDGQVVRRRIPVSLIRSGKIEKPMVTDPFALPTE; encoded by the coding sequence ATGAGCACACTCAAAAAAAACAAGCGAATCAAACGAGCAAAGCAGCTTGAGTTATACGGTGATCTGAAGCCGGGACGAGGCAACAGGCTTAGCCAGCGTGGAAAACCCAAGTATCTGGGCGGAAACGGGCGCAAGACCACAGGTATTTCCGCACGAAAATTTAAGCGAAATATCCAGAAGATTCGAATCATCGAAGATGGTCAAGTCGTCCGGCGACGAATTCCTGTAAGTCTCATCCGATCGGGCAAGATCGAAAAACCAATGGTGACCGATCCATTTGCTTTGCCGACAGAATGA
- the gatC gene encoding Asp-tRNA(Asn)/Glu-tRNA(Gln) amidotransferase subunit GatC codes for MERDEVLKVASLARLSLTDQEISRFGRQLTEILSYVETLEELDLEKTDPMPHAVDASNVFREDIQSDSLSSKAALANAPHTDGRFFIVPQILDQKDA; via the coding sequence ATGGAACGCGACGAAGTCCTTAAAGTTGCCTCACTGGCCAGACTTTCGCTAACTGATCAGGAAATCAGCCGGTTCGGCAGGCAGCTGACTGAGATTCTGAGTTACGTGGAAACGCTGGAAGAACTGGATCTGGAGAAAACAGACCCGATGCCCCACGCTGTGGATGCCAGCAACGTCTTTCGGGAGGATATTCAGAGCGATTCGCTGTCAAGCAAAGCAGCCCTGGCAAACGCCCCACACACAGATGGTCGGTTCTTTATCGTCCCGCAGATCCTTGACCAGAAAGACGCCTGA
- a CDS encoding ATP-binding cassette domain-containing protein, with translation MIRVEGLNYICRSAASPPVRELSFDVKQPEAFGFLGHRGAGKTTIKNILIGFIKAWQGRVQILDRLPAEWNVDLYRSIDGSFDTLSQYLKLSVRENLEYFRSLDHGNAEEVLSIVSLDPVPSVPVRRLKPSIFCVATRDRDRNGVLVKWV, from the coding sequence ATGATTCGTGTCGAGGGCTTAAACTATATCTGCCGCAGTGCGGCGTCTCCGCCCGTGCGGGAACTTTCATTCGATGTTAAGCAACCAGAAGCGTTTGGCTTTCTCGGTCACCGCGGCGCCGGAAAAACGACCATAAAAAATATCCTGATCGGTTTTATTAAAGCCTGGCAAGGTCGGGTTCAAATCCTGGACAGGCTGCCCGCAGAATGGAATGTCGATTTGTACAGGTCGATCGACGGTAGTTTCGATACTCTCAGTCAGTATCTTAAGTTGTCCGTCCGGGAAAACCTGGAGTATTTTCGCTCGCTCGACCACGGCAATGCGGAAGAAGTTTTGTCGATCGTGAGTCTCGATCCTGTGCCTTCGGTGCCCGTCCGCAGACTGAAACCTAGTATTTTTTGTGTGGCAACCAGAGATCGGGACAGGAACGGGGTATTGGTTAAATGGGTGTAA
- the typA gene encoding translational GTPase TypA gives MSVSSESSVPAHSSTTRRDDIRNIAIIAHVDHGKTSLVDCLIHQSGMFRDNQKQQECILDSNELERERGITILSKNIAMMYEGVRVNIIDTPGHADFGGEVERVLQMADGALLLVDAFEGPRPQTRYVLGKALERGLQLMVVINKIDRPDCRPEEVLSETFDLLVELGADDETLDFPYIFTSARDGYAVLDPAKRDGDIRPLLDMVLEKIPGPIVRPDDDFQLMVTSLDWSEYVGRIATGRIVAGTVRTGQQIALIRADGSSETSKLDQVQLFNNLGRADADCASAGDIVALIGLPDPDIGDTVAHPDNPVALSRIEVDKPTLAMTFTINSSPLAGQHGKYVTSRNLRERLQRELRSNVALRIEETGDKDSFRVSGRGVLHLSVLIETMRREGYELSVGKPEVIVREIDGKKCEPWESLVIDVPTGDVGPVMELVGGRRGQAVEMSATGTGLTHLEFLIPARGLIGLRTRLLNATRGEAVIHHRFHDYRPVDGEIPGRQNGVLVSQLSGTAVGYALWKLQERAEMFVNPGDDVYEGMIVGENSRDNDMVVNPVREKKLTNVRSSGADDAIVLKPPRVLSLEAALEYIEWDEYVEVTPQVIRLRKIRLTENARKRHRRA, from the coding sequence ATGTCCGTTTCTTCAGAGTCATCCGTGCCTGCACATTCATCGACAACTCGTCGGGATGACATTCGAAATATCGCAATCATTGCACACGTGGACCACGGTAAGACTTCACTCGTCGACTGTCTGATCCATCAAAGTGGCATGTTTCGCGATAACCAAAAGCAGCAGGAATGTATTCTGGATTCGAATGAACTCGAGCGCGAACGCGGCATCACTATTCTGTCCAAGAATATTGCAATGATGTACGAAGGTGTACGGGTCAATATTATCGATACACCGGGACATGCTGACTTTGGCGGTGAGGTTGAGCGTGTGCTTCAGATGGCAGACGGGGCACTGCTGCTTGTCGATGCCTTTGAGGGCCCGCGTCCTCAAACCCGCTATGTACTGGGGAAGGCTCTGGAGCGTGGCCTGCAGCTAATGGTGGTCATCAACAAAATAGACCGTCCCGACTGCCGTCCTGAAGAAGTACTTTCAGAAACCTTTGATCTGCTGGTTGAATTGGGTGCGGATGACGAAACCCTTGATTTTCCCTATATCTTTACCAGCGCGCGGGATGGTTACGCCGTACTCGATCCTGCAAAACGCGATGGCGACATTCGTCCATTACTGGATATGGTTCTGGAGAAGATTCCGGGGCCGATTGTGCGGCCTGATGATGACTTTCAGCTGATGGTAACGTCGCTGGACTGGTCGGAATACGTTGGCAGAATCGCCACCGGACGTATTGTTGCCGGTACAGTCCGCACCGGTCAGCAGATCGCACTCATTCGGGCTGATGGTTCCTCTGAAACGTCCAAACTTGACCAGGTACAGCTATTCAACAATCTTGGTCGCGCAGATGCCGACTGTGCTTCAGCCGGGGACATCGTGGCCCTGATCGGACTGCCGGACCCGGACATTGGCGATACGGTTGCTCATCCTGACAATCCGGTTGCTCTCAGTCGTATAGAGGTTGACAAGCCAACTCTGGCGATGACGTTCACCATCAACAGTTCGCCTCTGGCGGGTCAGCACGGTAAGTATGTGACCAGCCGTAATCTGCGGGAACGGCTTCAGCGTGAACTGCGGTCCAATGTTGCGCTCAGAATAGAAGAAACCGGCGACAAGGATTCGTTTCGTGTTTCCGGACGAGGTGTTCTGCATCTGTCCGTACTCATTGAGACAATGCGACGCGAAGGCTATGAACTGTCCGTTGGTAAACCGGAGGTAATTGTTCGGGAAATCGACGGCAAAAAGTGTGAGCCGTGGGAGTCGCTGGTCATTGATGTGCCGACCGGCGACGTGGGACCCGTCATGGAACTGGTTGGCGGACGTCGCGGGCAGGCGGTCGAAATGAGCGCCACCGGAACCGGGTTGACTCATCTGGAGTTTCTGATTCCGGCGCGGGGCCTGATTGGTCTTAGAACGCGTCTGTTGAATGCGACACGTGGTGAAGCAGTCATCCATCACCGGTTTCATGACTATCGGCCGGTCGACGGTGAAATTCCGGGTCGACAAAACGGAGTGCTGGTTTCGCAGTTGTCGGGTACAGCTGTCGGTTATGCGCTTTGGAAACTTCAGGAACGCGCGGAGATGTTTGTCAATCCTGGCGACGACGTTTATGAGGGGATGATTGTTGGGGAAAACAGTCGGGACAATGACATGGTTGTCAATCCTGTACGTGAAAAAAAACTGACCAACGTGCGGTCATCGGGAGCGGACGATGCGATTGTCCTCAAGCCTCCACGGGTGTTGTCTCTCGAAGCTGCGCTGGAATACATCGAATGGGATGAATATGTGGAAGTCACACCGCAGGTGATTCGACTCCGCAAAATTCGCTTAACCGAAAATGCACGCAAACGGCATCGGAGAGCATAG
- a CDS encoding SDR family oxidoreductase, with the protein MSDCLKDCFGLVTGSTRGIGASMAEAMETAGAAVVRHGLPEDSEGEPDVSRDILLSDLSTRLPDSARSLAAAALTREPRTNLLVCNAGTYIDRPFLDMSFDAFEATMRLNVASQFVLVQEFARHWVRHNIAGRVVLTGSINGRLSEPVHVAYDTSKGAIEAMVRSMSVSLAPHGIRVNGVAPGLIHTPLTAPVLDQNANRRWMELHTPNGIVPGPDSCAGAVVFLLSDAACHVHGQMLFVDGGMSIWQQPDPPDSW; encoded by the coding sequence GTGTCGGACTGCCTGAAGGACTGCTTCGGCCTGGTGACGGGTAGCACTCGGGGAATCGGAGCGTCGATGGCGGAGGCGATGGAAACAGCAGGCGCTGCTGTCGTACGTCATGGTCTGCCGGAAGATTCGGAAGGGGAACCGGACGTTTCACGCGACATCCTTCTCAGCGACCTGAGTACCCGTCTGCCGGATTCCGCCCGCAGTCTTGCGGCAGCCGCTTTAACCCGGGAGCCTCGCACGAATCTGCTCGTCTGCAATGCGGGGACTTACATCGACCGTCCGTTTCTGGACATGTCATTTGATGCGTTTGAGGCAACCATGCGTCTCAACGTGGCAAGTCAGTTTGTCCTGGTCCAGGAGTTTGCCCGCCACTGGGTCAGGCACAACATTGCCGGACGAGTTGTCCTCACCGGTTCAATCAACGGACGGCTTTCCGAGCCGGTCCATGTGGCCTATGACACCTCGAAGGGTGCGATCGAGGCAATGGTGCGATCGATGAGTGTTTCGCTGGCTCCTCATGGCATACGAGTCAACGGAGTTGCACCAGGTCTGATCCACACGCCTCTGACGGCCCCGGTACTGGATCAGAATGCAAATCGTCGGTGGATGGAATTACATACGCCCAACGGAATTGTTCCTGGACCGGACTCATGTGCGGGTGCCGTTGTTTTTCTTCTGAGTGACGCGGCCTGTCATGTCCATGGACAAATGCTGTTTGTGGACGGCGGGATGAGCATCTGGCAGCAGCCTGATCCTCCGGACAGCTGGTAA
- a CDS encoding OmpA family protein, translating into MCQLKSHELFAQTQELQAAHADARQTIAGLHMEQQTLSQRLAEAQGQISTANDRVENLLTERSELIDRYSNSMQLPIDEPILTEFTSEITGFEFDPVTGLYKFHSDIQFDLGKAILRPEMTPVLNEFVAAVNSSNAEGNRILIVGHTDDLRIARGATAARHATNWHLSTNRADAVIVQLIGLGVDEQRMAAMGYSKFQPLEASTDDPARQRNRRVELYLVPSGGQVAQWDPVRALH; encoded by the coding sequence ATGTGTCAACTCAAATCCCATGAACTGTTTGCACAAACGCAGGAATTGCAGGCTGCTCATGCAGATGCCCGCCAAACGATTGCCGGACTGCACATGGAACAACAGACATTGAGTCAAAGACTGGCTGAGGCTCAGGGCCAAATCAGCACTGCCAATGATCGTGTGGAGAATCTGCTGACGGAAAGATCCGAACTCATTGATCGATACTCGAATTCTATGCAGTTGCCGATTGACGAACCGATTCTCACAGAATTTACCAGTGAGATTACTGGATTTGAGTTTGACCCGGTCACCGGACTCTACAAGTTTCACAGCGATATTCAGTTTGACCTTGGTAAAGCAATTCTGCGTCCGGAAATGACGCCTGTGCTGAATGAGTTTGTGGCCGCCGTGAACAGTTCTAACGCCGAAGGTAATCGAATTCTGATTGTGGGACATACTGATGACTTGCGCATCGCACGGGGGGCGACTGCCGCCAGGCATGCCACCAACTGGCATTTGTCAACAAACCGGGCAGATGCCGTCATCGTGCAGCTGATTGGTCTGGGAGTCGATGAACAACGTATGGCTGCGATGGGGTACAGTAAGTTCCAGCCACTGGAAGCATCGACTGATGATCCTGCAAGACAGCGGAATCGACGGGTCGAACTGTATCTGGTACCTTCGGGAGGCCAGGTTGCTCAGTGGGATCCCGTCAGAGCACTTCATTAG
- a CDS encoding DUF1080 domain-containing protein, protein MKITILCVSLILSGVSGVHSQVRGQSTEILDVEHADADFAVQGEYSGTIEVNGNDVKLGVQVIADGDGKFRSVGYSGGLPGDGWNGLDETKFPGSGEIIDGVCFLKSNSGAQSGEIRDGILTLSAGGNELGELNKVKRKSPTLGAEAPNGAVVLFDGSNADNFVEEDLLDDNLLKQGATSRQKFGSYKLHLEFMLSYSPKARGQRRSNSGCYHQGRYEVQILDSFGLEGVDHECGGIYKIASPAVNMCLPPLSWQTYDVEFQKAVYDQAGRKTQNARITVLHNGVKIHDAQELGHATTAYIVSEGPEDGPIYLQDHSNQVRFRNIWVQPVP, encoded by the coding sequence ATGAAAATAACAATTTTATGCGTATCCCTGATTCTGTCAGGAGTCTCAGGTGTACACAGTCAGGTTCGTGGCCAATCGACGGAAATACTGGATGTTGAGCATGCGGATGCGGACTTTGCGGTCCAGGGTGAGTACTCGGGCACGATCGAAGTCAATGGCAATGATGTGAAACTTGGTGTTCAGGTGATTGCAGATGGTGACGGGAAATTCCGTTCGGTTGGATATTCAGGTGGTCTTCCGGGCGATGGATGGAACGGGCTGGATGAAACCAAATTCCCAGGATCCGGGGAAATTATTGATGGTGTGTGTTTCCTCAAATCGAATAGTGGAGCACAGAGCGGCGAGATCAGGGACGGCATTCTGACGTTGTCGGCAGGTGGAAACGAACTGGGGGAACTGAACAAGGTAAAGAGGAAGAGCCCCACACTGGGTGCGGAAGCTCCCAATGGTGCTGTTGTCCTGTTTGACGGATCCAATGCCGACAACTTTGTTGAGGAGGACCTTCTGGACGACAATCTGTTGAAACAGGGAGCTACCAGCAGACAGAAATTCGGCAGCTACAAACTGCACCTGGAATTCATGCTGTCTTACTCGCCGAAAGCACGGGGCCAGCGTCGCTCTAACAGCGGGTGCTATCACCAGGGGCGCTATGAAGTCCAGATTCTGGACTCATTCGGACTGGAAGGCGTCGATCACGAATGTGGTGGGATCTATAAGATTGCCTCACCGGCCGTTAACATGTGCCTTCCGCCACTGTCATGGCAGACGTATGACGTGGAATTTCAGAAGGCTGTCTACGATCAGGCAGGCCGAAAGACCCAAAATGCCCGGATCACGGTTCTGCATAATGGTGTCAAGATTCATGACGCACAGGAACTCGGTCACGCTACCACAGCATATATAGTCTCCGAAGGTCCGGAGGATGGTCCGATCTATCTGCAGGATCACAGTAATCAGGTTCGATTTCGGAACATCTGGGTGCAGCCGGTTCCGTAA
- a CDS encoding gamma-glutamyltransferase, protein MATDHPAPREAGLEILRQGGSVVDAAIASSFALSVCRPGSCGIDGGGFMLIRDARTQEAVAPDDRETAPVAATRDMFKTQTGPEPDSVRDGRAVFANGASGGPRIISATVTGDTEPFCIRHVTLPGSGCTKVSSSVVSECTPYGIRNSSGGSSIVEARGAPGGLDFCGGYQAVRLSPSR, encoded by the coding sequence GTGGCCACGGACCATCCGGCGCCCCGCGAAGCCGGTCTGGAGATTCTTCGACAGGGTGGAAGCGTGGTGGATGCCGCGATCGCTTCGTCGTTTGCTCTGTCGGTGTGTCGCCCGGGCAGCTGCGGGATTGATGGCGGAGGTTTCATGCTTATCCGGGATGCCCGGACACAGGAAGCTGTCGCGCCGGATGATCGGGAGACGGCTCCTGTTGCGGCCACACGTGATATGTTCAAAACACAAACGGGGCCGGAACCTGACAGTGTTCGGGACGGTCGCGCTGTTTTTGCCAATGGTGCTTCCGGCGGTCCGCGAATTATTTCAGCGACAGTTACAGGTGACACTGAACCATTTTGTATTCGGCATGTTACCCTCCCAGGCAGTGGCTGCACGAAGGTTTCATCATCAGTGGTTTCCGAATGTACTCCGTATGGAATCAGGAATTCCTCGGGCGGTTCATCAATTGTTGAGGCACGAGGGGCACCAGGTGGACTGGATTTCTGCGGCGGGTATCAAGCAGTCCGTCTCTCTCCGAGCCGATGA
- the gatA gene encoding Asp-tRNA(Asn)/Glu-tRNA(Gln) amidotransferase subunit GatA, translating into MVKNPVLCVSTTELLNSLESGNLTSRRLVESCLEQIRLQNPELNAFVSVDEQHALDRADQIDRRRATGAQLGLLGGLPLGIKDNMCRQGKPTTCGSRMLKNYQPPYNAHVVERIEAEDGIIVGTTNMDEFAMGSSTETSIYGPSRNPSNPDHSAGGSSGGSAVAVASGMVPLSLGSDTGGSIRQPAAFCGCIGLKPTYGRVSRFGLVAFASSLDQIGPFARDAAGASLLLQVIAGHDTRDSTSLKRETPAYSEQFEKAIHGMRIGIVDEHFGQGLNSDVATSVTSTIEALKEMGATVRKVTLPHARYSIATYYLIAPSEASSNLARYDGIHYGHRPDQFDDLTDLYCRSRGEGFGPEVKRRIMLGTYALSAGYYDAYYLRALRVRRCIREDFDRAFEEVDVIAGPVSPTPAFPIGDKADNPLAMYLNDIYTISANLAGIPGISVPTGVSDSGLPLAIQFQAPLFNELRLLQLAAAVESVSETDNPGPAPLKN; encoded by the coding sequence ATGGTCAAAAATCCTGTTTTGTGCGTTTCGACAACCGAGCTACTGAACAGCCTTGAAAGCGGCAATCTGACGTCTCGTCGTCTGGTGGAATCGTGTCTGGAGCAGATCCGGCTGCAAAATCCGGAATTGAATGCCTTTGTCAGTGTCGATGAGCAACACGCTCTCGACCGCGCTGATCAAATTGACAGACGGCGCGCTACCGGCGCGCAACTGGGACTGCTGGGGGGGTTGCCACTGGGTATCAAAGACAACATGTGCCGTCAGGGGAAGCCCACAACCTGCGGCAGCCGAATGCTAAAAAACTATCAACCTCCCTATAATGCCCATGTGGTCGAACGAATTGAAGCTGAAGACGGCATCATTGTCGGTACGACCAACATGGATGAATTTGCCATGGGCTCATCGACAGAAACGTCGATCTATGGTCCGTCGCGAAATCCGTCAAATCCCGATCACAGCGCCGGAGGCTCCAGTGGTGGTTCCGCGGTGGCTGTGGCATCGGGAATGGTTCCGCTTTCACTCGGATCAGACACAGGTGGTTCCATCCGCCAGCCCGCAGCATTCTGCGGCTGTATCGGGCTAAAACCAACATACGGCCGAGTCTCCCGTTTCGGCCTGGTGGCTTTTGCCAGTTCACTGGATCAGATCGGACCTTTCGCCCGTGACGCCGCCGGGGCGTCCCTGCTGCTGCAGGTAATCGCCGGACATGACACCCGGGATTCGACATCACTAAAGCGTGAAACCCCTGCGTATTCGGAACAATTTGAGAAAGCAATCCACGGTATGCGGATCGGGATTGTCGACGAACATTTTGGACAGGGGCTGAATTCCGACGTCGCAACATCCGTAACATCAACGATTGAAGCGTTGAAGGAAATGGGCGCCACCGTTCGAAAAGTCACATTACCACACGCCAGGTACAGTATTGCCACTTATTATCTTATCGCACCAAGTGAAGCATCCAGTAACCTGGCGCGCTACGACGGAATTCACTACGGGCATCGACCCGACCAGTTCGACGATCTGACTGACCTCTATTGTCGCAGCAGAGGCGAAGGGTTTGGTCCGGAAGTCAAACGCAGAATTATGCTCGGCACGTACGCATTGTCCGCCGGGTACTACGACGCATACTATCTCAGGGCACTCAGAGTCCGCCGCTGCATTCGTGAAGACTTTGATCGGGCATTTGAAGAGGTTGACGTCATTGCCGGGCCAGTCAGTCCAACGCCGGCATTTCCGATTGGAGATAAAGCGGACAATCCGCTGGCCATGTACCTGAACGATATCTATACCATCAGTGCTAACCTGGCAGGTATTCCGGGAATCTCGGTCCCGACAGGTGTTTCTGACTCAGGCCTGCCGCTGGCGATTCAGTTTCAGGCCCCGTTGTTTAACGAATTGCGGCTACTGCAACTCGCCGCGGCCGTGGAGTCTGTTTCCGAAACTGACAACCCAGGCCCGGCACCCCTGAAAAACTAG
- a CDS encoding PIG-L family deacetylase — MTADATHDLPAPLDVIAVGAHPDDVEIACGGTLARMVRQGLRVGIVDLTDGEPTPLSPGPEVRLQEAATAAKVLGVQMREILPLPNRRLFDSFESRVELAKVFRRFRPRLVLGIADRTPMASPDHWQAMQITDAAVFYSRLTKWDETFEHLPVHRIQRQVWYPLGLQNFSLPDGGGRFVSDISDTLEIKLEAIRCYKTQFPPEKERVFRLVESQNRLFGTSAGFDAGEMLICSTTLGLTDVFGTLCGQQPGNP; from the coding sequence ATGACGGCAGACGCCACACACGATTTGCCTGCCCCGCTGGATGTGATCGCCGTTGGTGCTCATCCCGACGACGTGGAGATTGCCTGTGGAGGTACACTGGCCCGAATGGTCAGGCAGGGACTGCGTGTGGGAATCGTGGACCTCACGGACGGCGAACCAACTCCACTTAGTCCGGGCCCCGAAGTCCGGCTTCAGGAAGCCGCCACCGCCGCAAAGGTACTGGGCGTCCAGATGCGGGAAATTCTGCCGCTCCCTAATCGGCGACTGTTTGATTCATTCGAAAGTCGCGTGGAACTGGCAAAGGTGTTTCGTCGATTCCGCCCCCGACTTGTTTTGGGGATTGCAGACAGGACTCCGATGGCGTCTCCGGATCACTGGCAGGCCATGCAGATAACGGATGCCGCCGTATTCTATTCACGACTGACCAAATGGGATGAAACCTTTGAACACCTGCCGGTTCATCGAATTCAGCGGCAGGTTTGGTACCCTTTGGGATTACAGAATTTCAGCCTTCCGGATGGTGGTGGCCGTTTTGTGTCAGACATTTCGGACACACTGGAAATCAAACTTGAAGCAATCCGTTGTTACAAAACTCAGTTTCCGCCCGAGAAAGAGCGGGTGTTTCGACTTGTGGAAAGCCAAAACCGCTTGTTTGGTACGTCTGCCGGATTCGATGCCGGTGAGATGCTGATTTGTTCAACAACTCTTGGGCTGACCGACGTATTTGGTACGCTTTGCGGACAACAACCTGGCAACCCATAG